Proteins co-encoded in one Accipiter gentilis chromosome 5, bAccGen1.1, whole genome shotgun sequence genomic window:
- the LOC126038924 gene encoding feather keratin Cos1-1/Cos1-3/Cos2-1-like isoform X2 encodes MKGRYKSQPKSLLSHPLLLPPSPWEPVMSCCDQCQPCQPCGPTPLANSCNEPCVRQCQNSTVVIQPSPVVVTLPGPILSSFPQNTVVGSSTSAAVGSILSCDGVPINSGCCDLSCITSRYCGRRCPPC; translated from the exons GGTATAAAAGTCAGCCCAAGTCCCTGCTCTCTCATCCACTCCTCTTGCCTCCTTCTCCTTGGGAACCAG TCATGTCCTGCTGTGAtcagtgccagccctgccagccctgcggcccgaccccgctggccaacagctgcaatgagccctgtgtcaggcagtgccagaactccaccgtcgtcatccagccatctcccgtggtggtgaccctgcccggccccattctcagctccttcccgcagaacaccgttgtgggctcctccacctccgctgctgttggcagcatcctcagctgtgACGGCGTGCCCATCAACTctgggtgctgtgacctctcctgcatcaccagccgctactgtggcagaaggtgccccCCCTGCTAA
- the LOC126038924 gene encoding feather keratin Cos1-1/Cos1-3/Cos2-1-like isoform X1, giving the protein MIKASPAPHSLIHFSCLHLLGSQVHLQPQVMSCCDQCQPCQPCGPTPLANSCNEPCVRQCQNSTVVIQPSPVVVTLPGPILSSFPQNTVVGSSTSAAVGSILSCDGVPINSGCCDLSCITSRYCGRRCPPC; this is encoded by the exons ATGATaaaagccagcccagctcctcactctctcatccacttctcttgcctcCATCTCCTTGGGAGTCAG gtgcacctccagcCCCAAGTCATGTCCTGCTGTGAtcagtgccagccctgccagccctgcggcccgaccccgctggccaacagctgcaatgagccctgtgtcaggcagtgccagaactccaccgtcgtcatccagccatctcccgtggtggtgaccctgcccggccccattctcagctccttcccgcagaacaccgttgtgggctcctccacctccgctgctgttggcagcatcctcagctgtgACGGCGTGCCCATCAACTctgggtgctgtgacctctcctgcatcaccagccgctactgtggcagaaggtgccccCCCTGCTAA
- the LOC126038951 gene encoding feather keratin Cos2-3-like — protein sequence MSCYSQCLPCQPCGPTPLANSCNEPCVRQCQNSTVVIEPSTVVVTLPGPILSSFPQNTVVGSSTSAAVGRILSCDGVPINSGCCDLSGISRRY from the coding sequence ATGTCCTGCTACAGCCAGTGCCTGCCATGCCAGCCCTGTGGcccgaccccgctggccaacagctgcaatgagccctgtgtcaggcagtgccagaactccACCGTCGTCATTGAACCCTCCActgtggtggtgaccctgcccggccccatcctcagctccttcccgcagaacaccgttgtgggctcctccacctccgctgctgttggcaggaTCCTCAGCTGTGATGGAGTGCCAATCAACTctgggtgctgtgacctctcTGGCATTTCCAGACGCTACTAG